A genomic region of Fundidesulfovibrio terrae contains the following coding sequences:
- a CDS encoding type I restriction enzyme HsdR N-terminal domain-containing protein, with protein MHEESLGTVIRDYLTGEELEETSYEVYRQALARLFVEERGYPRDRVMSKIGIRFPVDGTEYTRMVDLAVLGPGGEILMLVVFCSGEPGSYLRESLAAARLHDPPVPLVLATDTKSAALAASASGEVLGTGLRAIPHCDDLAALAEAHPARPLTPDQAERERRILYAYSEMLSGGCCQGACRPKARG; from the coding sequence ATGCACGAAGAATCACTCGGAACCGTCATCCGCGACTACCTCACGGGCGAGGAGCTCGAGGAGACCTCCTACGAGGTCTACCGCCAGGCCCTCGCCCGTTTGTTCGTGGAGGAGCGCGGCTATCCCAGGGACAGGGTAATGTCCAAGATCGGAATCCGCTTCCCCGTGGACGGCACGGAGTACACCCGCATGGTGGACCTGGCGGTTCTGGGGCCGGGCGGCGAGATCCTCATGTTGGTGGTGTTCTGTTCGGGCGAGCCGGGCAGCTACCTGCGCGAATCCCTGGCCGCTGCTCGGCTGCACGATCCCCCCGTGCCGCTTGTGCTGGCCACGGACACCAAGTCCGCCGCGCTGGCCGCAAGCGCTTCCGGGGAGGTGCTGGGCACGGGCCTGCGGGCCATCCCCCATTGCGACGATCTGGCCGCCTTGGCCGAGGCCCATCCCGCAAGGCCGCTCACGCCCGATCAGGCCGAGCGCGAGCGGCGCATCCTCTATGCCTATTCCGAGATGCTTTCCGGGGGATGCTGCCAGGGCGCATGCAGGCCAAAGGCGCGCGGCTGA
- a CDS encoding GlsB/YeaQ/YmgE family stress response membrane protein: MNAIVWFLLIGLVAGWLAGVLVKGGGFGIVGDIVVGIVGAVVGGFLFGMLGIIAGGLLGAIATATAGAVVFIFLVRLLKRM, from the coding sequence ATGAACGCCATCGTATGGTTTCTTCTCATCGGGCTTGTGGCCGGCTGGCTGGCCGGGGTCTTGGTGAAGGGCGGCGGCTTCGGCATCGTCGGGGACATCGTGGTGGGCATCGTCGGCGCGGTGGTCGGCGGTTTTCTGTTCGGCATGCTGGGGATCATCGCCGGAGGCCTGCTGGGCGCCATCGCCACGGCCACGGCGGGCGCGGTGGTCTTCATCTTCCTCGTGCGCCTGCTTAAGCGGATGTAG
- a CDS encoding P-II family nitrogen regulator codes for MKKIEVVTRPHKLEDVKQALTEIGVMGMTVTDVKGFGRQRGHKEVYRGAEYKVDFLPKVKIEIVVDDARTAQVVETVRAAAQTGEVGDGKIFVLPVGDVLRIRTGETGDDAV; via the coding sequence ATGAAGAAGATCGAGGTCGTTACCCGCCCCCACAAGCTCGAGGACGTGAAACAGGCCCTCACCGAGATCGGCGTCATGGGCATGACCGTCACCGACGTGAAGGGCTTCGGCCGCCAGCGCGGCCACAAGGAAGTCTACCGCGGAGCCGAATACAAGGTGGATTTCCTGCCCAAGGTGAAGATCGAGATCGTGGTGGACGACGCGCGCACCGCCCAGGTTGTGGAAACCGTGCGCGCCGCCGCCCAGACCGGCGAGGTCGGCGACGGCAAGATCTTCGTCCTGCCCGTGGGAGACGTGCTGCGCATCCGCACCGGCGAGACCGGAGACGACGCGGTCTGA
- a CDS encoding ammonium transporter: MIQAGDTAFILVSAALVLLMTPGLALFYGGMVRRKNVLGTIMQSFIMISLVSIEWVYLGYSMSFGPDVSGFIGNLSWAGLAGVGATPNADYAPTIPHVVFMIYQCMFAVITPALITGAFAERVKFSAFVIFSLAWTVLVYNPVCHWVWGNGGFLKEMGVLDFAGGLVVHLTCGAAALASVMIVGPRKDHGKRQFFPHNLPMTLLGTGLLWFGWFGFNAGSALAADAVAGSAFVSTHLGGMAGMAMWTVVEWLYQGRPTTLGAASGAVAGLATITPAAGYVTPNSAVLIGLTAGFCCYWAVVFKSKMRFDDSLDVVGIHGLGGLIGTLMAGLLATKGINPNGADGLFYGNAAQLGIQALGIAVVGGYAFVVSYVILKVVNAFMGLRLTPDNEGVGLDVAEHNEAAYSE, from the coding sequence ATGATCCAGGCGGGCGACACCGCGTTCATCCTCGTCAGCGCGGCCTTGGTGCTGCTCATGACCCCGGGGCTGGCCCTGTTCTATGGCGGCATGGTCCGGCGCAAAAACGTGCTGGGCACCATCATGCAGAGCTTCATCATGATCTCGCTCGTAAGCATCGAGTGGGTCTACCTGGGCTACTCCATGAGCTTCGGCCCCGACGTGTCCGGCTTCATCGGCAACCTCTCCTGGGCCGGACTGGCCGGAGTCGGAGCCACGCCCAACGCGGACTACGCCCCCACCATCCCCCATGTGGTCTTCATGATCTACCAGTGCATGTTCGCGGTCATCACCCCCGCGCTCATCACCGGCGCGTTCGCCGAACGAGTGAAATTCAGCGCTTTTGTCATTTTCAGCCTGGCCTGGACCGTGCTGGTCTACAACCCGGTCTGCCACTGGGTGTGGGGCAACGGCGGATTCCTCAAGGAGATGGGCGTGCTGGACTTCGCGGGCGGGCTCGTGGTGCACCTGACCTGCGGCGCGGCCGCCCTGGCCTCGGTGATGATCGTCGGCCCCCGCAAGGACCACGGCAAGCGCCAGTTCTTCCCCCACAACCTGCCCATGACGCTGCTCGGCACCGGGCTTCTCTGGTTCGGCTGGTTCGGCTTCAACGCCGGCTCCGCCCTGGCCGCCGACGCCGTGGCCGGATCGGCCTTCGTGTCCACCCACCTGGGCGGCATGGCCGGCATGGCCATGTGGACCGTGGTGGAATGGCTCTACCAGGGCAGGCCCACCACCCTGGGCGCGGCCTCGGGCGCCGTGGCAGGGCTGGCCACCATCACCCCGGCCGCCGGGTACGTCACCCCCAACTCCGCGGTGCTCATCGGCCTGACCGCCGGGTTCTGCTGCTACTGGGCGGTGGTGTTCAAATCCAAGATGCGCTTCGACGACAGCCTGGACGTGGTGGGCATCCACGGCCTGGGCGGCCTCATCGGCACGCTCATGGCCGGGCTTTTGGCCACCAAGGGGATCAATCCCAACGGCGCGGACGGGCTTTTCTACGGCAACGCCGCGCAGCTCGGCATCCAGGCCCTTGGCATCGCCGTCGTGGGAGGGTATGCTTTCGTGGTGAGCTACGTGATCCTGAAGGTCGTCAACGCCTTCATGGGCCTGCGCCTGACTCCGGACAACGAAGGCGTGGGCCTGGACGTGGCCGAGCACAACGAAGCCGCCTACAGCGAATAA